One stretch of Bradyrhizobium canariense DNA includes these proteins:
- a CDS encoding ABC transporter ATP-binding protein, which translates to MARVDLKNIVGRYGDFLAVDNVNLTIESGQFVTLLGPSGCGKSSTLRIVAGLLKPSSGQVEFDGRDVTNLAAAKRNIGMVFQSLALFPHMTVAENVAFGLKMKRVPAEESAKQVKRILEIVRLDHLAHRYPAQMSGGQQQRVALARAMAIKPGILILDEPFGALDRKLREAMQMELHALTRELRMTSLFVTHDQEEAMTLSDVVAVMNRGIVEQFGTPDQIYRAPRTKFVADFMGITNFLPAKVVDVRGALSRIEVFGAFFSVESKQKFNAGENVTLAVRPEKVAVSIDETSESPSVKGNVKQVTYHGNTSRYVIELQSGVDLIAIEPNDEQMGAMQPGSAVNATWKSEQILLFPRS; encoded by the coding sequence ATGGCTCGAGTAGATCTGAAAAACATCGTCGGCCGTTATGGGGATTTTCTGGCGGTCGACAACGTCAATCTTACGATCGAGTCCGGCCAGTTCGTGACACTTCTCGGACCGAGCGGCTGCGGCAAGAGCAGCACGTTGAGGATCGTCGCAGGATTGCTGAAGCCCAGTTCTGGCCAGGTCGAGTTCGACGGGCGCGATGTGACGAACCTGGCGGCGGCCAAGCGCAATATCGGCATGGTATTTCAAAGTCTGGCGCTGTTCCCGCACATGACGGTGGCGGAGAACGTGGCGTTCGGCCTCAAGATGAAGAGAGTGCCTGCCGAAGAAAGCGCCAAACAGGTCAAGCGGATCCTGGAGATCGTGCGGCTGGATCATCTCGCGCATCGCTACCCCGCGCAGATGTCCGGCGGCCAGCAGCAGCGCGTTGCGCTTGCCAGGGCGATGGCCATCAAGCCAGGCATCTTGATTCTTGACGAGCCCTTCGGCGCGCTGGACCGCAAATTGCGCGAGGCGATGCAAATGGAATTGCATGCGCTGACCCGTGAACTCCGCATGACCTCGCTGTTCGTCACCCATGACCAGGAGGAAGCAATGACATTGAGCGATGTCGTTGCCGTGATGAACAGGGGTATTGTCGAGCAGTTCGGAACCCCCGATCAGATATATCGTGCGCCGCGAACCAAATTCGTGGCCGATTTCATGGGAATTACCAATTTCCTCCCGGCAAAGGTCGTCGATGTCCGCGGAGCTCTGTCGCGTATTGAAGTGTTCGGCGCATTCTTTTCTGTCGAATCAAAACAGAAATTCAACGCCGGTGAAAACGTGACGTTGGCAGTACGTCCGGAAAAGGTCGCGGTATCGATTGACGAAACGTCGGAGAGCCCGTCGGTCAAGGGCAATGTGAAGCAGGTGACCTATCACGGCAATACGTCGCGCTACGTCATCGAGCTCCAGTCGGGAGTCGATTTGATCGCCATCGAACCGAACGACGAACAGATGGGCGCGATGCAGCCCGGTTCCGCGGTCAACGCCACCTGGAAGAGCGAGCAAATACTTTTATTTCCGCGATCGTAA
- a CDS encoding CoxG family protein has product MAMTMNGEIQLNAPRDVVWAKLNDPEVLKACIPGCEELEATEDNGFRAVAKVKVGPISARFSGRVALSDLDPPNGYRITGEGEGGIAGFAKGGASVKLADKDGGTSLAYDVEVQIGGKLAQLGQRLISGSAKKLADQFFATFAKAVEAERSHSLSG; this is encoded by the coding sequence ATGGCAATGACCATGAACGGAGAGATCCAGCTTAACGCGCCGCGAGACGTGGTGTGGGCCAAGCTCAATGATCCGGAAGTCCTGAAAGCCTGCATTCCCGGATGTGAAGAGTTGGAGGCGACGGAAGACAATGGATTTCGGGCTGTGGCGAAAGTGAAGGTCGGTCCCATTTCTGCCCGCTTCAGCGGTCGCGTCGCCTTGAGCGATTTGGATCCGCCGAATGGCTATCGGATCACCGGCGAGGGTGAGGGCGGAATCGCCGGCTTTGCCAAGGGCGGAGCTTCGGTGAAGCTGGCCGATAAGGATGGCGGCACCTCGCTTGCTTATGATGTGGAAGTGCAGATCGGCGGCAAGCTCGCACAACTTGGACAACGGCTCATCAGCGGCAGCGCGAAGAAACTGGCGGACCAGTTCTTCGCGACCTTCGCCAAAGCCGTGGAGGCAGAGCGTTCGCACTCGCTGTCGGGCTAG
- a CDS encoding ABC transporter permease, translating into MIDALQRYSFRGLTWALYIFLLAPLVCIVIVSFNNEAVQSFPPTAWSFRWYAAALGNSGFVNSMLVSAILAAVATMVATPIAVMGAVGLWKSRLRGKAALEALFVTPIIVPGLVTGVSLLVALAAIDVRQAPVRLLIGHSLIVLPYVMRTTIASLSQIDDSLQEAAETLGATSREAFFHIILPLIRPGVVAGMLFGFILSFDDVNVSLFLVDTRTTTLPISIMAYLQYSFDPSVAAISSMLIGLIFGLTIVLERWFGLKRLFTGQ; encoded by the coding sequence ATGATCGACGCGCTTCAACGCTATTCGTTTCGCGGTCTGACGTGGGCGCTGTACATATTTTTGCTGGCTCCGCTCGTCTGCATCGTCATCGTCTCGTTCAATAACGAGGCGGTGCAAAGTTTTCCGCCGACCGCATGGTCTTTTCGCTGGTATGCGGCTGCGCTCGGCAATTCCGGTTTCGTCAACAGTATGCTGGTGAGCGCCATACTGGCCGCAGTCGCCACCATGGTGGCAACACCCATCGCCGTGATGGGCGCAGTAGGGTTGTGGAAGAGCCGGCTGCGCGGCAAAGCCGCGCTTGAAGCCTTGTTCGTTACTCCGATTATCGTACCGGGTCTCGTAACAGGCGTCTCGCTGCTTGTTGCGCTTGCCGCAATTGACGTACGCCAGGCCCCGGTACGGCTGCTCATCGGCCACTCGCTGATCGTGCTGCCATATGTGATGCGCACGACGATCGCTAGCCTTTCGCAGATCGACGATTCATTGCAGGAGGCCGCAGAGACGCTGGGCGCTACTTCGCGGGAAGCGTTCTTTCATATCATTTTGCCCTTGATCCGGCCGGGCGTCGTCGCCGGAATGCTCTTTGGTTTCATCCTGTCGTTCGATGACGTCAACGTGTCGCTGTTTCTGGTCGATACGCGCACGACGACGCTGCCCATCTCCATCATGGCCTACCTGCAATACAGTTTCGACCCCTCCGTCGCGGCGATTTCTTCAATGCTGATCGGGCTGATATTCGGCCTGACAATCGTATTGGAGCGATGGTTCGGCCTCAAACGCCTGTTTACGGGACAATGA
- the ssuE gene encoding NADPH-dependent FMN reductase, with translation MSKQLVLAISSSPSPTSKTARVADYVLQRISEPTLMTRHIRLRDMDPEALISAKSSHVSVARTVTAIEQADGVVITTPIFKASYSGLLKIFLDLLPQFALAGKAVLPVATGGSVAHLLALDYSLRPVLQSMGARHIVQSLFVPESEMQVVDEQLRIGEQTDAMLNEAIHHFKCSVGATTEDRFLGHPRPVRNA, from the coding sequence ATGTCAAAACAACTCGTCCTTGCGATATCGAGCAGTCCCTCGCCCACGTCCAAGACGGCGAGGGTGGCGGATTACGTGTTGCAGCGCATAAGCGAGCCGACCCTGATGACTCGCCACATTCGCCTCCGGGACATGGACCCGGAGGCGCTGATTTCCGCCAAGTCGTCGCATGTCAGCGTCGCGCGAACCGTGACGGCGATCGAGCAGGCTGATGGCGTCGTGATCACAACGCCCATTTTCAAGGCATCTTATTCGGGTCTGCTGAAGATCTTTCTCGATTTGCTGCCGCAATTCGCGCTTGCGGGAAAAGCCGTCTTGCCGGTCGCCACCGGTGGCTCCGTAGCCCATCTGCTTGCGCTCGATTACAGTCTGCGACCGGTCCTCCAATCCATGGGCGCGCGGCACATTGTGCAAAGCCTGTTTGTGCCGGAAAGCGAGATGCAGGTCGTCGATGAACAGCTGCGTATCGGCGAGCAAACGGATGCCATGCTGAACGAGGCGATCCATCATTTCAAATGCTCCGTCGGCGCCACGACCGAAGACAGATTTCTCGGACATCCAAGGCCGGTGAGGAACGCTTGA
- a CDS encoding LLM class flavin-dependent oxidoreductase has translation MAKTSQMHLGVFTLGTGHHVAGWRLKEAQAGAENFQLIEQIAQTAERGKFDLIFFADALNTGPKVHPSVMVRLEPLTLLAALAMRTSHIGLAATASSTYSDPYNLARMFASIDHLSGGRAAWNVVTGAFPEAAGNFGHANHPPHDLRYAIATEFVKVVKGLWDSWEDGAIVMNKATGQFADLSKMHELNHKGEYFSVKGPLNISRPPQGYPVIIQAGASEAGRDLASSIGEVIFAVQQDVGVAKAFADDLRARAAKAGRDPASMKIMPGVCPIIGSSEADAKAKLAALGEFSDPVSALKVLSERLGQDLSPYPLDGPVPTLPQSTVMQGHAVTLSALAKKHNMTLRELRDYAASAMGHRLLLGTPEQIADGLEEWFVAGAADGFNIMPPWFPGAFNDFVDQVVPILQKRGLFRTEYTGHTLRDHLGLPRPSHPTAGMATDAIGQAVAS, from the coding sequence ATGGCCAAAACATCACAGATGCATCTCGGTGTCTTCACGCTCGGTACCGGTCACCACGTTGCCGGCTGGAGATTGAAAGAAGCGCAAGCCGGCGCGGAAAATTTCCAGTTGATCGAGCAGATCGCGCAGACCGCGGAGCGCGGCAAATTTGATCTCATCTTTTTTGCGGACGCGCTCAACACAGGACCGAAAGTTCATCCCTCCGTAATGGTTCGGTTGGAACCCCTGACACTTCTCGCCGCACTCGCGATGCGGACATCGCATATTGGGCTCGCCGCAACCGCTTCATCGACCTACAGCGATCCTTACAATCTGGCGCGTATGTTCGCATCGATTGACCACCTCAGCGGCGGGCGCGCGGCCTGGAATGTCGTGACAGGGGCATTTCCGGAAGCTGCCGGAAATTTCGGCCACGCCAACCATCCGCCGCACGACCTTCGCTATGCGATAGCGACCGAGTTCGTCAAAGTGGTCAAGGGCCTTTGGGACAGTTGGGAGGACGGGGCCATTGTGATGAACAAGGCCACTGGACAGTTCGCGGATCTCTCCAAAATGCACGAGCTCAACCACAAGGGAGAATACTTTTCGGTCAAGGGTCCCCTCAATATTTCACGGCCGCCGCAAGGCTATCCCGTAATCATCCAGGCGGGCGCATCCGAAGCCGGCCGTGACCTCGCGTCCTCGATTGGAGAAGTCATCTTCGCGGTTCAGCAGGACGTCGGAGTGGCAAAGGCATTCGCCGATGATTTGCGGGCTCGAGCTGCAAAGGCAGGTCGCGATCCCGCCTCCATGAAGATCATGCCTGGGGTCTGTCCTATTATCGGCTCGTCCGAGGCCGACGCGAAAGCCAAGCTGGCGGCGTTGGGCGAATTTTCAGATCCGGTCTCCGCACTGAAGGTACTTTCAGAGCGCCTTGGCCAGGATCTGTCGCCATATCCCCTCGACGGGCCCGTTCCGACGCTTCCTCAATCCACGGTCATGCAAGGCCACGCGGTGACGCTCTCGGCGCTCGCGAAAAAACATAACATGACCTTGCGCGAGCTGCGCGACTATGCCGCAAGTGCAATGGGTCATCGCTTGCTGCTCGGTACACCGGAACAGATCGCCGACGGACTGGAGGAATGGTTCGTCGCCGGCGCTGCCGATGGTTTCAACATCATGCCACCCTGGTTCCCCGGCGCTTTCAACGACTTTGTCGACCAGGTCGTCCCGATCCTGCAGAAGCGCGGGCTATTCCGCACCGAATATACCGGACACACCTTGCGCGACCATCTCGGGCTGCCGCGGCCGTCCCATCCGACCGCCGGCATGGCCACAGACGCCATAGGCCAGGCGGTCGCCTCCTGA
- a CDS encoding aspartate/glutamate racemase family protein, with protein sequence MRIALIHALRHSVEPAEEAFHRLWPTATVQNILDDSLSADLARAGALTPAMTYRFLVLARYAVQSGADGILFTCSAFGPCIDACKAALSPLPVLKPNEAMIDDAIASGSRIGLLATFAPTLASMPDEFVAVRPSIKVVPKLAEGALEAMNAGDVEQHDALAVAAAAELNGCDVIALAQFSLARASPAIGRATRKRVLTTPDSAVNRMRSLLSAQAAHETFSPTNLS encoded by the coding sequence ATGCGTATCGCTTTGATCCATGCCCTACGCCATTCGGTCGAACCCGCTGAGGAAGCGTTTCACCGCTTGTGGCCCACGGCAACCGTTCAGAACATCCTGGATGACAGTCTTTCCGCCGACCTGGCGCGCGCGGGGGCTTTGACGCCGGCGATGACGTATCGTTTTCTCGTCCTGGCGCGGTACGCGGTGCAGAGCGGCGCAGACGGAATTCTGTTTACGTGCTCGGCTTTTGGGCCTTGCATTGATGCCTGCAAGGCAGCCCTCTCGCCGTTGCCTGTCTTGAAGCCGAATGAAGCGATGATCGACGACGCAATCGCGTCCGGTTCTCGGATCGGCCTCCTCGCAACCTTTGCTCCCACACTCGCCTCGATGCCCGACGAGTTCGTTGCCGTTCGGCCTTCCATCAAAGTTGTCCCAAAGCTTGCGGAAGGGGCGTTGGAAGCGATGAACGCCGGCGATGTCGAGCAACATGATGCCTTGGCAGTCGCGGCGGCTGCTGAATTGAATGGCTGCGACGTGATCGCGCTTGCGCAATTCAGTCTCGCCCGCGCGTCGCCGGCTATTGGTCGTGCCACCCGAAAACGCGTTCTGACCACGCCGGACAGTGCGGTCAACCGCATGAGATCGCTGCTATCGGCGCAGGCAGCTCACGAGACCTTCAGTCCGACAAACCTGTCTTGA